Below is a genomic region from Flavobacterium ginsengisoli.
TCTGTTTGAAAATTGGTTTTAAGAGTGATTTTTGGAAAAGTAATTTTAAAGTCATTTACAATAGAAAGCAGAAAATCTTCAGCGTCTATTTTTTCTTTCTGTAATTCAATTTCGTTTTCAGCCAACGAATTTGCCATAACCTGATCAATCAAATTCTGAAGGCGATTGTTTTGGCGCGAAATGGTATTTACAATCGAATTGAAATTTTCATCGTTGTCACGAATGTTTTTCTGAGCTAAAATTTTTGTCGAAATTCCTAAAGTTGCCAATGGAGTTTTTAGCTCGTGCGTAATATTATTGATGAAATCAGTTTTAACGTCGCTTACTTTTTTCTGTTTAATTAAAGCTCTAATCGCAATTACAAACAAACCAATTAATGTTGCAATCGAGAACAAAGAAAGAATCAGGATAAATGTCATTCTTCTTAAAATAATCATTTCCCAATCAATTACAGAAACATACATCGAATCTTCTGTCAGTAATTTATATTCCTCATTTTCAAAAGTGCCATTTGTTGTTCCAACATAACTTCTTACTAAAAAAGCATGATTTAATGAAGCCAGATTTCCATACAATTTATTTTGTATAAAAGGCTTTTCAGAAAAAATAGTATCAGTTTCTTGTTCGTTTTTGTAAAGAATAAATTTGTTTAGAACAATGGCAAAATCAATTTTAAAATCGGGTAAATCTTTCTCAAGTTTTCGCTTGATTTTTTGAGTGATTATGTTTTGAAATGGAGTATTCAAAACGCCATTTTTAATATCTAGTCTGCTTTTTTTCCTTTCATGTATTTTTCTGAAAGGCTTTTGTAAAGCATCTCTTGTCTAGAAACCAAAGCCGAATCTATGTAGCTGTAATTATTGGTAATTGCGCCAATTTCGTTTTTAATCTGCGTATGAAACTGAGCTACTTTATACTCGTAAGCGGTCTTTACCAAATAGCATTGAACTGTCATAAGCACAAATAGTGCTACGACAGAAAACCCGATTAGTAAATTGATTCTTTGCTTCATATTGGTTTGAAATGATGTCTCAAAAATACAGTTTTTAAGAAACAAATAGCAGATTAACCTTGCATTAACCTACGATTAACTTTCAGAACTATGTTTTCAAAGCATTTTTGCGAGCAACATAAAATCAAATTTCATAAAATGATACATACAAAAAGACTTGTAGGAGGATTATTTGCTTTCTTTTTTTTAGTGAATTGCCACGCAACTGAAATCATAAAAGAGAAGCAATATGAATTAAATATTGCTACAAAACAAAAGGCTGTTTTAATTTTATTTCCCTGCTTTCCATGCAATATAGAAAATACTAAAAACGAAGCTAAATTTCTTAAAAACTTAAAAGCCGAAGGTATAACCACATTGTTGTTGAATTACAACATGAAGCTTTATTTATCAGAGTCAGAAAAAAAAGAATACTCGTTGGCACTCAATTCAATTTTTGATCGAAATAAAATAGCAAAACAAAACATTTTTATTGGTGGTTTTTCTAGCGGCGGTAATTTGGCGCTTCTGCTTTCTAATTACCTTATTCAAACTAAAAATGCAATACAGCCAAAAGGTTTATTTGTGGTCGATTCTCCTTTAGATTTAGAAAGACTTTATATTGGCGCACAAGATGATGTGAAAAAAAATGTGAGTGAAGAAGCGGTTGAAGAAGGAAATTATTTAATACAACTGTTAAACAATGATCTTGGAAATCCGAGAACAAATATTGAACCTTATAAAAAAGCATCTCCATATTTGATTTCTTGTAATTCAAAAGAAAATATAGAATACTTAAAAGATATTAAAATTAGGTTCTATTGTGAACCAGATTTAGATTGGTATTTGACTAACAAAAATAGAACTTATGAAGAATTGAATGCCTTTCATTTAGAAAAAGCATATGATTCATTATTGAATTTAGGAGCAAAAAAAATAGAATTTATAAAGACTTCAAACAGAGGATTTGATTCGAAAGGAAATAAAAAACCGCATTCTTGGAATTTAGTTGAAAGAGAAGATCTCATAAAATGGATTCTTAACTAATTGAAGAATTTCTAAACCTAAAATCAAATTCAATAATGAATTATCTGCCATTAAAACTACTTATTAGCATTTTACTTTTTTGCCTTTCATTTTTTGCGAATGCTCAAGCTCAGAATGAAACAACTAAAGATTCGATTTCAAATCAATTAAATGAAGTTGTAATCAGTCGGGAGAAAAAAACGATTACTAATTTAAACGGAAATATAAAAGTTGATGTTGCCAATTCAGTTTACAGTACCATTCCAAATCCGATCGATTTGCTATCAAAACTTCCATCGGTTCAAATAAGCGACGATCGAGAAAACATTTCGATTGTCGGAAAAGGAAATCCGCTGATTTATATTGACGGTCAAAAAGGAACCATAAACGATTTAAATGCTTTATCTGTTGCCGATATTAAAACAATAGAAATCATTAAAAATCCGTCTTCTAAATACGAGGCAGAAGGTCGTGCCGTAATTTTGATTACTAGAAAATGGAGTAAAAAGGACAGTTTTAAAACTGAAATTTCTGAAGTAGCTTCATTTAAAAGAAACTACAATAATTATTTAGGTTTTAATTCTAGTTTTAAAAAAGATAAAATAGAATGGAAAGCTAATTTTAATTACAATCGACGAAATCCGTGGGAAAATCATAGTTTGGAATATGAGATGCCAAAGGCTTCAATAATTTCCAATTATGATGTGACGGCAAATTCTAATGTAAAGGAATATGTTTTTGGAGGAAGTGTGTTTTATAAAATAAACGAAGACGATTATTTGTCTGTTAATATAAACGGTAAAATGCGAAACGATACTTTCGACATTAATACGTTTACTTTTAATCAAAACCAAAATCAAATAAACAACATTCTTACGTTTAGCGAAAATTCGAGTTCAAAGAATTTTATCAATTCGTTCATCAATTATTCAAAGAAAATAAAGGCTATTGATACCAAGATGTTTATTGGTTTTCAAGGCTCCAATTACAATCAGCATTTATTAAGTTTAGTGCAAAATAATTTTAATGACACTGCTTTTGAATTTTCGCAAAATCGCGATCAGAAATTTAATGTTGATGTTCTTTCTGGAAGAATCGATTTGGAGAAAAAGTTTAAAAACGATTTGAATTGGGAGTATGGCGCACTTTATTTGGTCGCCAAATCCAAATCGGATTACGATGTTTTTGACTATGAAAATAATCAAAGTACAACTTTTGAGTATTATTTTAAAGAAGCAAACTCTGCAGCGTATTCTCAGCTTTCAGGAAAGATTAAAAAAGTCAATTTTTCAGTAGGACTAAGAGTTGAAAATACCAATGTAACGGGAAAGTATAGTAATGAAAGTAGTGATTTGGTCGATAAGAATTACACTAATCTTTTTCCGAAAGTGCAATTTTCATTTTCGCTAGACAGTGTAAAAAGTATAAATGTGGATTATTCTAAAAGTATTTCTAGACCTAATTATTCTTCGCTAAGTATGATTGCAGCCTACATAAATCCATATTTTATTTATGGAAACAATATCAATTTAGGGCCAACTTTTATGGATGTGCTTTCAGCTACTTTTCAATATCATGACAAATCTGTAAAGCTGACTATTTATGAAAATAAAAATCCTATTTACCAAGATTTTGTATTTGATAAAGAAACAAATGTGATGACTTTTACATCAAAAAACTTTAAAAAAGAATCGGGTTATAATATTGAGTTTACATTGCCCTTTAAATATAAATTTTGGGAAAACACCAATTCTTTAATTTTTGCAACCAATAAAATTGAAGATGATTTGGCTTTGTTCAATTCTTCCAAGACGTATTTGTATTATTATTCCAATAATACTTTTAACCTCCCAAAAGATTTCACATTTGTTCTTTCTTTTTGGGGATCTACCAAACAAAAAGAAGGCGTTTTTGAGCGTGGTGCGATGCTGATTTTTGATCTTTCTTTGGCAAAGAAACTTGGCAAAAACTGGAATTGTGTTTTGAGCTATAATGACCTTTTTAAAAATATGATTTATACCGAAAAATTTACGATCAACGCTATTAGTTCAAAAGTGCGATATTTGGGTGATGCAAACGAAATTTCTATTGCTGTTCGTTATTCTTTCGGGAAAGTAAAAGATTCTGAATTTAAGCAAAAGAGCGTAAATGAAAGCGAAAATAGAATAAGATAAAATAAAAAATCCCTTGATTCTCAAGGGATTTTTTTATGTTTTGGAAAGATTGCTATCCTTCGTCTTCTTCGGTTTCTTTTTTAGTAATATCATCATGAGGCAATTCTTCATCATCATCGGTTGAATTTAGTTCGAAGAAACTAAAAAAAGAACCGCCGTAACTTTTCTGAAAAGAGAAATTGCTCATATGATCCAATTTGGTGTATTTTGAATGCTCGATAATCATCATTCCATCATCTTCCAATAAATCTCTTTCGAAAACGGTTAGAACAATTTTTTCAAAAGTAGCCTGATCCAATCCGTAAGGCGGATCTGCAAAGATGATATCGTAAGTTGTTTTAGAATTTTCTAAAAATTTAAAAACATCGCTTTTCGTTGCAAGCAATATCAAAATCATATTCCGAAGAAACTTGTTTGATAAATTTAACGCATCCAAAATCGCCATCTACAGACGTAATTGGTGCGCTTCCGCGTGAAGCAAATTCATAACTGATGTTTCCTGTTCCCGAAAAAAGATCTAAAACCTTTAAACTGTCAAAATTAAAATGGTTATTCAAAACATTAAACAATGCTTCTTTACTCATGTCAGTCGTTGGCCTTACAGGTAGATTTTTTGGCGGAAAAATTCGGCGTCCTTTGTATTTTCCTGAAATGATTCTCATGATTGAAATAAGATATAATGTTTTTGATTTTGAGCGGTTGTAAAACTATTTCTTTCTTTTAGTTTTGAAACGTCTATAAAAGAAATATGGCGCACATATTTGTAAGCTATAGCATAAAACGGATCGTTTTCTGTAATAGTTCCTAAAAGTTCTAATTTGAAACTTTCGGGATTCATACTCATTTGCTCAGCCGTAAATAAAATATAGTAGATAAAATCTTCTGGAGTATTGTATTCGAATGAATTAAAAAGCAAAAGTTTTTGATTTTGCACAACGATTATTTCGAAATTTCCTGGATTAAAATTGACGATCATTTTCTTATCGTCGTTATTTCGTGAGCCATCCAAGATTTTTTCGACCAAAATACTATTGGCATGTTTATAATCAAAAGAGCCTACATTGTCAATTAGAAAATTGTTTATGTTCACAAACGGAATATAAACCGAATTCATTTGATAATTTGGGATTTGATCAAAAGTAAAATGATCTGTTTCGAATACTTTCGAAGTATATTGCAAGTAACTTCCTAAATAATTTTCGTCAAACAAAGCAGTCGGAACAAAAGTAGAAAGGTTATTGTTGTGAATAACCATTACTTCATCGTAATTGTTTTTTAATTCAGGATTATTTCTGAAAGCTTCATTGAATAAATCTTCAATTCGAGATGTTTTGTTAGTAGTATCAAACTTTATTTCTTTAAAAGAAGTAATGATATTATTTAAAGTATCAAAACAGCAATATGAAAATCCAGTCAGAGAAACCTGAATAGAAAGTTTCCTGTAATTTTTTGAAGTAATGTTAGTATTTTGTAATGACATAGTTGATTTACAATTCGTTACCTGTTTTAAATCAAGAAAGAATTTAAGCGACCACAAACTTACAAATTAAAAAGGAACAATTATAATTGCAATTTCAAAAAACAATTTGGATTTCAGTTTAAAACAAGGTTAAGAAATGGTTTATTTAATTGAAAATTAATTAGTTGTGTTTTGTTTGAGTGCTAATTGATTGTTTTTTGCTATTTATTGCAATTACTATTGAATTTTGAAATTGCCTTTGCCATTAAAAAAAGCGAACTTTGTATTTCAATATCACTTTATGAATTCTGCACAGTTTTACGGTACTTTACAAAAACGATTTCCTTTTGCTCCAACTTACAAACAGGATATTTTTTTTCAGAAAATTGCAATCTTCCTAACCGAACCTCAAAACGATACGATTTTCGTTTTAAAAGGATATGCGGGAACAGGAAAAACTACCGTTATTTCTACCATCGTTAATAATCTTGGCGATATCAACAAAAAATATGTTTTGTTGGCGCCAACGGGACGAGCGGCAAAAGTAATTGCCAATTATTCAAATAATCCAGCATTTACAATTCATAAAAAAATCTATTTCCCGAAGAAATCATCTGGCGGTGGCGTGGCTTTTACCAAACAAGTAAATAAACATAAAAACACCATTTTTATCGTCGACGAGGCTTCGATGATTTCAGATAGCACATTAGACAGTGGATCGCTTTTAGACGATTTGATCAATTATGTTTATTCTGGAAACAATTGCAAAATGATTCTTTTGGGAGATACAGCACAGTTACCTCCAGTAAATTTAGATATAAGTCCAGCGCTTGACATTCAGACTTTGGGAATTCATTATGATAAAGAAATTGAACATATCGAGTTGGACGAAGTAATGCGTCAGGAAGAAAGTTCGGGAATTTTATACAATGCTACTGAATTGCGTGAATTGCTGAAAGAGAGTTTTATAACAGAATTTAAATTCAACGTAAAGAAGTTTAAGGATATCGTTCGACTTACTGATGGTTACGACATTCAAGACGCGATTAATACAGCATACAGTAATTATAGTATTGAAGATACTGCTTTTATTGTCCGTTCTAATAAACGCGCAAATCAATATAATGAGCAAATTAGAAGTCGAATTTTATTTAAAGAAAGCGAACTTTCGGTTGGTGACTTTTTAATGGTTGTAAAAAACAATTATTTCTGGCTGAAAGAAACCGATGAAGCTGGATTTATTGCCAACGGAGATATTATTGAAGTTTTAGAACTTTTCGGAATCAGAGAGTTGTATGGGTTTAAGTTTGCGAAAGTAAAAATCAGAATGGTCGATTATCCAGAGCAAAAACCTTTTGAAACGGTTTTAATTCTGGATACTTTAACTAGCGAATCGCCTTCTTTAACTTATGAAGAATCAAATCGTTTGTACGAAGAAGTAATGAAAGATTATGAAGATGAGCCGACTAAATACAAGAGATTTCAGAAGGTAAAAGAAAACGAATATTTTAACGGATTACAAGTTAAATTCTCTTATGCCATAACGTGTCATAAATCGCAAGGTGGGCAATGGAATACTGTTTTTATTGAACAGCCATTTCTTCCAAACGGCATTGATACTGATTATATTAGATGGCTTTATACCGCTATGACACGTGCCAAAAATAAGCTATATTTGATAGGCTTTAAAGACGAGAGTTTTGAAGAGTAAATTTTAGCCACAGATTAAAAGGATTTTCACAGATTTTATTCATTTTAAATTGATTAATCAGTTTGAGTTGCAATATCTTCAAGAGAAAGTTTAAACGAGCCTAAAAAATCTTTTTAATCCTTTTAATCTGTGGCAAAAAAACTTTTATAAAATGACAACACTAAACGACATACATTCGATTTCATCAACGTTTTCGAATACCGATAAAATGCCAGTTCTATTTTTAGGCCACGGTAGCCCGATGAATGCTATTGAAGAAAATCAGTTTGTGACGGGTTTTCGTAATTTGGCAAAAACACTTCCGCAACCCAATGCTATTTTATGCGTTTCGGCGCATTGGTTTACAAAGGGAACAAAAGTGACTTCTATGGAAATGCCAAGAACCATTCATGATTTTGGAGGTTTTCCGCAGGCGCTTTTTGATGTGCAATATCCCGCAAAAGGGAGTCCAGAATTAGCTGTTGAAACGCAAAAGATGCTAAATCCAGTCACGGTTGAATTAGACGAACATTGGGGGTTGGATCATGGAGCTTGGAGTGTTATCAAGCATTTATACCCAAATGCAGATGTTCCAGTAATTCAGTTGAGCATTGATTATACAAAATCGGGGCAATACCATTTTGAATTGGCTCAAAAACTGCAGGCGCTTCGCTACAAAGGTGTTTTAATTATCGGAAGCGGTAATATTGTCCACAATCTTAGAATGGTCGATTTCAGAAATTTTGATAAAGACAATTATGGTTACGATTGGGCAATTGAAGCTCGCGAAATTGTAAATAATTATTTGTTA
It encodes:
- a CDS encoding sensor histidine kinase, whose translation is MNTPFQNIITQKIKRKLEKDLPDFKIDFAIVLNKFILYKNEQETDTIFSEKPFIQNKLYGNLASLNHAFLVRSYVGTTNGTFENEEYKLLTEDSMYVSVIDWEMIILRRMTFILILSLFSIATLIGLFVIAIRALIKQKKVSDVKTDFINNITHELKTPLATLGISTKILAQKNIRDNDENFNSIVNTISRQNNRLQNLIDQVMANSLAENEIELQKEKIDAEDFLLSIVNDFKITFPKITLKTNFQTEKTILVLDKFHLTTAFLNVLENAVKYGSNTITMKTKIVEKQFSISFEDDGIGIAKNKQAFLFEKFYRVEQGNLHNTKGLGLGLYYVDQIVKAHQGSVNVISDLGKGTQFTILLKV
- a CDS encoding TonB-dependent receptor domain-containing protein, which translates into the protein MNYLPLKLLISILLFCLSFFANAQAQNETTKDSISNQLNEVVISREKKTITNLNGNIKVDVANSVYSTIPNPIDLLSKLPSVQISDDRENISIVGKGNPLIYIDGQKGTINDLNALSVADIKTIEIIKNPSSKYEAEGRAVILITRKWSKKDSFKTEISEVASFKRNYNNYLGFNSSFKKDKIEWKANFNYNRRNPWENHSLEYEMPKASIISNYDVTANSNVKEYVFGGSVFYKINEDDYLSVNINGKMRNDTFDINTFTFNQNQNQINNILTFSENSSSKNFINSFINYSKKIKAIDTKMFIGFQGSNYNQHLLSLVQNNFNDTAFEFSQNRDQKFNVDVLSGRIDLEKKFKNDLNWEYGALYLVAKSKSDYDVFDYENNQSTTFEYYFKEANSAAYSQLSGKIKKVNFSVGLRVENTNVTGKYSNESSDLVDKNYTNLFPKVQFSFSLDSVKSINVDYSKSISRPNYSSLSMIAAYINPYFIYGNNINLGPTFMDVLSATFQYHDKSVKLTIYENKNPIYQDFVFDKETNVMTFTSKNFKKESGYNIEFTLPFKYKFWENTNSLIFATNKIEDDLALFNSSKTYLYYYSNNTFNLPKDFTFVLSFWGSTKQKEGVFERGAMLIFDLSLAKKLGKNWNCVLSYNDLFKNMIYTEKFTINAISSKVRYLGDANEISIAVRYSFGKVKDSEFKQKSVNESENRIR
- a CDS encoding DUF3822 family protein; the protein is MSLQNTNITSKNYRKLSIQVSLTGFSYCCFDTLNNIITSFKEIKFDTTNKTSRIEDLFNEAFRNNPELKNNYDEVMVIHNNNLSTFVPTALFDENYLGSYLQYTSKVFETDHFTFDQIPNYQMNSVYIPFVNINNFLIDNVGSFDYKHANSILVEKILDGSRNNDDKKMIVNFNPGNFEIIVVQNQKLLLFNSFEYNTPEDFIYYILFTAEQMSMNPESFKLELLGTITENDPFYAIAYKYVRHISFIDVSKLKERNSFTTAQNQKHYILFQS
- a CDS encoding ATP-dependent DNA helicase; this encodes MNSAQFYGTLQKRFPFAPTYKQDIFFQKIAIFLTEPQNDTIFVLKGYAGTGKTTVISTIVNNLGDINKKYVLLAPTGRAAKVIANYSNNPAFTIHKKIYFPKKSSGGGVAFTKQVNKHKNTIFIVDEASMISDSTLDSGSLLDDLINYVYSGNNCKMILLGDTAQLPPVNLDISPALDIQTLGIHYDKEIEHIELDEVMRQEESSGILYNATELRELLKESFITEFKFNVKKFKDIVRLTDGYDIQDAINTAYSNYSIEDTAFIVRSNKRANQYNEQIRSRILFKESELSVGDFLMVVKNNYFWLKETDEAGFIANGDIIEVLELFGIRELYGFKFAKVKIRMVDYPEQKPFETVLILDTLTSESPSLTYEESNRLYEEVMKDYEDEPTKYKRFQKVKENEYFNGLQVKFSYAITCHKSQGGQWNTVFIEQPFLPNGIDTDYIRWLYTAMTRAKNKLYLIGFKDESFEE
- the ygiD gene encoding 4,5-DOPA dioxygenase extradiol; the encoded protein is MTTLNDIHSISSTFSNTDKMPVLFLGHGSPMNAIEENQFVTGFRNLAKTLPQPNAILCVSAHWFTKGTKVTSMEMPRTIHDFGGFPQALFDVQYPAKGSPELAVETQKMLNPVTVELDEHWGLDHGAWSVIKHLYPNADVPVIQLSIDYTKSGQYHFELAQKLQALRYKGVLIIGSGNIVHNLRMVDFRNFDKDNYGYDWAIEAREIVNNYLLDGNFQPLIDFEKLNKAVQLAVPTPEHYLPLLYTLGLKDKKDELDLFNDKLLAGSLSMTSVKIV